One region of Oryza sativa Japonica Group chromosome 5, ASM3414082v1 genomic DNA includes:
- the LOC4338842 gene encoding mADS-box transcription factor 4 isoform X1, translating into MGRGKIEIKRIENSTNRQVTFSKRRAGILKKAREIGVLCDAEVGVVIFSSAGKLSDYCTPKTTLSRILEKYQTNSGKILWDEKHKSLSAEIDRVKKENDNMQIELRHMKGEDLNSLQPKELIAIEEALNNGQANLRDKMMDHWRMHKRNEKMLEDEHKMLAFRHQQEVELSGGIRELELGYHHDDRDFAASMPFTFRVQPSHPNLQQEK; encoded by the exons ATGGGGCGCGGCAAGATCGAGATCAAGAGGATCGAGAACTCGACGAACCGGCAGGTGACGTTCTCGAAGCGCCGCGCCGGGATACTCAAGAAGGCCCGCGAGATCGGCGTGCTCTGCGACGCCGAGGTCGGCGTCGTCATCTTCTCCAGCGCCGGCAAGCTCTCCGACTACTGCACGCCCAAGACCAC GCTGTCAAGGATCTTGGAGAAGTACCAGACCAACTCCGGGAAGATACTCTGGGATGAGAAGCACAAG AGCCTCAGCGCAGAGATCGATCGTGTCAAGAAGGAGAACGACAACATGCAGATCGAGCTCAG GCATATGAAAGGGGAGGATCTGAACTCCCTGCAGCCCAAGGAGCTGATCGCGATCGAGGAGGCGCTCAACAACGGCCAGGCCAATCTGCGGGACAAGATG ATGGACCACTGGAGGATGCATAAAAGGAAT GAGAAGATGCTGGAGGACGAGCACAAGATGTTGGCTTTTAGG CACCAGCAGGAGGTCGAGCTGAGCGGCGGCATAAGGGAGCTGGAGCTCGGCTACCACCACGACGACAGGGACTTCGCGGCCTCGATGCCGTTCACCTTCAGGGTGCAGCCCAGCCACCCCAACCTCCAGCAGGAGAAGTAG
- the LOC4338842 gene encoding mADS-box transcription factor 4, translated as MGRGKIEIKRIENSTNRQVTFSKRRAGILKKAREIGVLCDAEVGVVIFSSAGKLSDYCTPKTTLSRILEKYQTNSGKILWDEKHKSLSAEIDRVKKENDNMQIELRHMKGEDLNSLQPKELIAIEEALNNGQANLRDKMMDHWRMHKRNEKMLEDEHKMLAFRVHQQEVELSGGIRELELGYHHDDRDFAASMPFTFRVQPSHPNLQQEK; from the exons ATGGGGCGCGGCAAGATCGAGATCAAGAGGATCGAGAACTCGACGAACCGGCAGGTGACGTTCTCGAAGCGCCGCGCCGGGATACTCAAGAAGGCCCGCGAGATCGGCGTGCTCTGCGACGCCGAGGTCGGCGTCGTCATCTTCTCCAGCGCCGGCAAGCTCTCCGACTACTGCACGCCCAAGACCAC GCTGTCAAGGATCTTGGAGAAGTACCAGACCAACTCCGGGAAGATACTCTGGGATGAGAAGCACAAG AGCCTCAGCGCAGAGATCGATCGTGTCAAGAAGGAGAACGACAACATGCAGATCGAGCTCAG GCATATGAAAGGGGAGGATCTGAACTCCCTGCAGCCCAAGGAGCTGATCGCGATCGAGGAGGCGCTCAACAACGGCCAGGCCAATCTGCGGGACAAGATG ATGGACCACTGGAGGATGCATAAAAGGAAT GAGAAGATGCTGGAGGACGAGCACAAGATGTTGGCTTTTAGGGTG CACCAGCAGGAGGTCGAGCTGAGCGGCGGCATAAGGGAGCTGGAGCTCGGCTACCACCACGACGACAGGGACTTCGCGGCCTCGATGCCGTTCACCTTCAGGGTGCAGCCCAGCCACCCCAACCTCCAGCAGGAGAAGTAG
- the LOC4338840 gene encoding uncharacterized protein isoform X1, with amino-acid sequence MKAQDMVSRSSCSKNKVFGSLPVDSIPEIDPSYRLFLEHLREDGNGYVLDAPRGDHGSPVFLRYAQDHASNGYANAKSGTNITKSSLRRSHCNQNSEGPGVTSDKAGSANAGHCFSLGTSFAMETSEIDESYATFLRLLKIKNGLMVIEPEPGVTIVYGQAEETPVGYDELRIATSTNGRDSLMTAFENMGEENAMNTDGDGLGKINNSASEREMDGLALENMGGQDLVCIDEHGLPPCTELSDLNVCGDEQGEPLALSCGIPSTFDEKLNDVLSKPYDLNEYKELLRKATDRKLVSRQRHLRNASKPYATRAVGLSFLDHYPDLAIQIDSADSDERKLCLLRKFFFWLENLCHEGAYMPWIDKPLACNPIDADDYETDDPTAIEIIQDGD; translated from the exons ATGAAGGCCCAGGACATGGTGAGCAGATCATCATGCAGCAAGAACAAAGTGTTTGGTAGTCTACCTGTTGATAGTATCCCAGAAATAGATCCAAGTTACAGGCTTTTCTTGGAACATCTGAGGGAAGATGGGAACGGCTATGTACTTGATGCGCCGAGAGGGGACCATGGCTCGCCTGTTTTTCTAAGATATGCACAAGATCATGCATCCAATGGATATGCTAATGCCAAATCCGGCACAAATATCACAAAAAGTTCATTGCGTAGAAGCCATTGTAATCAAAACAGCGAGGGACCAGGTGTAACATCAGACAAGGCTGGCAGTGCAAATGCGGGGCATTGTTTTTCACTAGGTACATCATTTGCGATGGAGACGTCAGAAATCGATGAGTCATATGCTACATTTCTGAGACTTCTGAAGATCAAGAATGGTCTCATGGTTATTGAGCCAGAACCAGGCGTTACCATTGTATATGGGCAAGCAGAGGAGACACCGGTTGGATATGATGAATTGAGAATAGCCACTTCCACAAATGGAAGAGATTCTTTGATGACTGCATTTGAAAACATGGGTGAAGAGAATGCTATGAATACTGATGGAGATGGGCTTGGGAAGATCAATAATTCTGCATCTGAACGTGAAATGGATGGCCTTGCTTTAGAGAACATGGGTGGTCAGGATCTAGTCTGCATAGATGAGCATGGACTTCCACCTTGTACTGAACTTTCTGATTTGAAT GTATGTGGAGATGAACAAGGAGAACCTCTTGCTCTTAGTTGTGGCATTCCCTCTACATTTGATGAAAAACTTAATGATGTTTTAAGTAAGCCGTATGACCTAAATGAATATAAAGAGCTTTTGAGAAAAGCTACAGATCGGAAGCTTGTGAGTAGACAGAGACACTTGCGAAATGCATCCAAGCCCTATGCCACAAGGGCAGTTGGGTTGTCATTTCTTGATCACTACCCAG ATCTAGCCATACAAATAGATTCTGCTGACTCTGATGAGAGAAAACTTTGCCTCCTGCGAAAATTCTTCTTCTGGTTGGAG AACCTGTGCCACGAGGGGGCCTACATGCCATGGATCGACAAGCCACTAGCTTGCAATCCGATCGACGCAGACGACTACGAAACGGATGACCCGACGGCCATTGAGATTATCCAAGACGGAGACTGA
- the LOC4338840 gene encoding uncharacterized protein isoform X2 — protein MGSCQMKAQDMVSRSSCSKNKVFGSLPVDSIPEIDPSYRLFLEHLREDGNGYVLDAPRGDHGSPVFLRYAQDHASNGYANAKSGTNITKSSLRRSHCNQNSEGPGVTSDKAGSANAGHCFSLGTSFAMETSEIDESYATFLRLLKIKNGLMVIEPEPGVTIVYGQAEETPVGYDELRIATSTNGRDSLMTAFENMGEENAMNTDGDGLGKINNSASEREMDGLALENMGGQDLVCIDEHGLPPCTELSDLNVCGDEQGEPLALSCGIPSTFDEKLNDVLSKPYDLNEYKELLRKATDRKLVSRQRHLRNASKPYATRAVGLSFLDHYPDLAIQIDSADSDERKLCLLRKFFFWLENLCHEGAYMPWIDKPLACNPIDADDYETDDPTAIEIIQDGD, from the exons ATG GGGAGTTGCCAGATGAAGGCCCAGGACATGGTGAGCAGATCATCATGCAGCAAGAACAAAGTGTTTGGTAGTCTACCTGTTGATAGTATCCCAGAAATAGATCCAAGTTACAGGCTTTTCTTGGAACATCTGAGGGAAGATGGGAACGGCTATGTACTTGATGCGCCGAGAGGGGACCATGGCTCGCCTGTTTTTCTAAGATATGCACAAGATCATGCATCCAATGGATATGCTAATGCCAAATCCGGCACAAATATCACAAAAAGTTCATTGCGTAGAAGCCATTGTAATCAAAACAGCGAGGGACCAGGTGTAACATCAGACAAGGCTGGCAGTGCAAATGCGGGGCATTGTTTTTCACTAGGTACATCATTTGCGATGGAGACGTCAGAAATCGATGAGTCATATGCTACATTTCTGAGACTTCTGAAGATCAAGAATGGTCTCATGGTTATTGAGCCAGAACCAGGCGTTACCATTGTATATGGGCAAGCAGAGGAGACACCGGTTGGATATGATGAATTGAGAATAGCCACTTCCACAAATGGAAGAGATTCTTTGATGACTGCATTTGAAAACATGGGTGAAGAGAATGCTATGAATACTGATGGAGATGGGCTTGGGAAGATCAATAATTCTGCATCTGAACGTGAAATGGATGGCCTTGCTTTAGAGAACATGGGTGGTCAGGATCTAGTCTGCATAGATGAGCATGGACTTCCACCTTGTACTGAACTTTCTGATTTGAAT GTATGTGGAGATGAACAAGGAGAACCTCTTGCTCTTAGTTGTGGCATTCCCTCTACATTTGATGAAAAACTTAATGATGTTTTAAGTAAGCCGTATGACCTAAATGAATATAAAGAGCTTTTGAGAAAAGCTACAGATCGGAAGCTTGTGAGTAGACAGAGACACTTGCGAAATGCATCCAAGCCCTATGCCACAAGGGCAGTTGGGTTGTCATTTCTTGATCACTACCCAG ATCTAGCCATACAAATAGATTCTGCTGACTCTGATGAGAGAAAACTTTGCCTCCTGCGAAAATTCTTCTTCTGGTTGGAG AACCTGTGCCACGAGGGGGCCTACATGCCATGGATCGACAAGCCACTAGCTTGCAATCCGATCGACGCAGACGACTACGAAACGGATGACCCGACGGCCATTGAGATTATCCAAGACGGAGACTGA